The Streptomyces sp. NL15-2K genome contains a region encoding:
- a CDS encoding response regulator transcription factor yields MADSFGPMQDEDAGDGAVDMGPDAGSPRKEPIRVLVVDDHALFRRGLEIVLAAEEDIQVIGEAGDGAEAVDKAADLLPDIVLMDVRMPKRGGIEACTSIKEVAPSAKIIMLTISDEEADLYDAIKAGATGYLLKEISTDEVATAIRAVADGQSQISPSMASKLLTEFKSMIQKTDERRLVPAPRLTDRELEVLKLVATGMNNRDIAKELFISENTVKNHVRNILEKLQLHSRMEAVVYAMREKILEIR; encoded by the coding sequence ATGGCGGACAGCTTCGGACCGATGCAGGACGAGGACGCCGGCGACGGCGCCGTCGACATGGGCCCGGACGCGGGCTCTCCACGCAAGGAGCCGATCCGTGTGCTGGTCGTGGACGACCATGCCCTGTTCCGCCGCGGCCTGGAGATCGTGCTCGCAGCCGAGGAGGACATCCAGGTCATCGGGGAGGCGGGCGACGGCGCGGAGGCCGTGGACAAGGCCGCCGACCTGCTGCCGGACATCGTGCTGATGGACGTACGGATGCCCAAGCGGGGCGGGATCGAGGCGTGCACCTCGATCAAGGAGGTCGCCCCCAGCGCCAAGATCATCATGCTGACGATCAGCGACGAGGAGGCCGACCTCTACGACGCGATCAAGGCGGGCGCGACCGGTTATCTCCTGAAGGAGATCTCGACGGACGAGGTGGCCACGGCCATTCGCGCGGTGGCCGACGGACAGTCGCAGATCAGTCCTTCCATGGCGTCGAAACTGCTCACCGAGTTCAAGTCGATGATCCAGAAGACCGACGAGCGCCGTCTCGTGCCGGCGCCGCGACTTACGGACCGTGAGCTGGAAGTGCTCAAGCTCGTCGCCACCGGGATGAACAACCGGGACATCGCCAAGGAGTTGTTCATCTCCGAGAACACCGTGAAGAACCACGTGCGCAACATCCTGGAGAAGCTGCAGCTGCACTCCAGGATGGAGGCCGTGGTCTACGCGATGCGGGAGAAGATCCTCGAGATCCGGTAA
- a CDS encoding LpqB family beta-propeller domain-containing protein has translation MGADREGGTRRRPGRAAAYVACAAVLLAGCASMPDNGDMRGVEATSRQDTQVRVFAMPPPEDATATEIVQGFLEALTSDDPNYETARKYLTADAAQKWRPELSTTVLANGPDFALERPGDREDPDDVSYALTGTKLATVDARQSYAPADGDYTQSVHLVRDQKSEQWRIDGLPQGVVMGKSDFERNYTSVNKYYLASNKREGATAETVAVADPVYVRERVDPMTQMVRSLLNGPTSRLRPVRSGFPSGTQLKKGVNSLTPDDQNKLTVPLNDKAARVGSDRCDEMAAQMLFTLRSLTPAVDEVDLQADDKQLCGLTEEGADAVAARGSVQQPSYLYFVDGEHRLVRIPAGGDSTKADPVPGALGEGDKQLRSVAVSRDERSAAGVGADGKALYVGSLVSGGSLGEPVLRSQGATDQDRLTAPSWDARGDLWVADRDPRNPRLLLLKEGAGEPLEVKTPKLDGRIKDVRVAADGVRIALVVEKGGEQSLFIGRIERDDKSEDPPSVQELRSATPELEEVTAMSWAGDSRLVVVGREHEGVQQLRYVQVDGSTPEGPAPAALTGVKEIAASEDDQLPLVAYSEDGIVRLPSGGQWQKVDADGMAPVYPG, from the coding sequence GTGGGCGCTGACCGCGAGGGGGGCACCCGGCGCAGGCCGGGGCGCGCGGCGGCGTACGTCGCCTGTGCCGCCGTACTGCTGGCGGGGTGCGCCTCGATGCCCGACAACGGGGACATGCGGGGCGTCGAGGCCACATCGCGCCAGGACACGCAGGTGCGGGTCTTCGCCATGCCGCCCCCGGAGGACGCGACGGCCACGGAGATCGTCCAGGGCTTCCTGGAGGCGCTGACCAGTGACGATCCGAACTATGAGACGGCTCGCAAATACCTGACCGCCGATGCCGCGCAGAAGTGGCGACCGGAGCTGTCCACCACCGTGCTGGCGAACGGGCCGGATTTCGCGCTCGAGCGCCCGGGGGACCGGGAGGACCCCGACGACGTCTCGTACGCGCTGACGGGCACCAAGCTCGCCACAGTGGACGCGCGGCAGTCCTACGCGCCCGCCGATGGGGACTACACACAGTCGGTGCACCTCGTGCGGGACCAGAAGTCCGAGCAGTGGCGCATCGACGGGCTGCCGCAGGGTGTCGTCATGGGCAAGTCGGACTTCGAGCGCAACTACACCTCCGTCAACAAGTACTACCTCGCCTCGAACAAGAGGGAAGGCGCGACCGCGGAGACCGTGGCTGTCGCCGATCCCGTGTACGTGCGCGAGCGCGTGGATCCCATGACGCAGATGGTGCGTTCCCTGCTGAACGGGCCCACGAGCCGGCTCAGGCCGGTCCGGTCCGGCTTTCCCTCCGGGACACAGCTGAAGAAGGGCGTCAACTCGCTGACGCCGGACGACCAGAACAAGCTGACCGTGCCGCTGAACGACAAGGCCGCCCGGGTCGGTTCGGACAGGTGCGACGAGATGGCGGCCCAGATGCTGTTCACCCTGCGCAGCCTTACGCCGGCGGTGGACGAGGTCGATCTGCAGGCGGACGACAAACAGCTGTGCGGACTCACCGAGGAGGGGGCCGATGCCGTCGCCGCGCGCGGATCTGTGCAGCAACCCTCGTACCTGTACTTCGTCGACGGCGAGCACCGGCTCGTGCGGATACCGGCCGGCGGTGACAGCACGAAGGCCGATCCGGTGCCGGGGGCGTTGGGCGAGGGCGACAAGCAGTTGCGGTCGGTGGCGGTGTCGCGCGACGAGCGCTCCGCGGCCGGGGTCGGCGCCGACGGCAAGGCGTTGTACGTCGGGTCGCTGGTGTCGGGCGGTTCGCTCGGCGAGCCCGTGCTGCGCAGCCAGGGCGCGACGGACCAGGACCGGCTGACGGCGCCGAGCTGGGACGCGCGGGGCGACCTGTGGGTGGCCGACCGCGACCCGCGCAACCCGCGGTTGCTGTTGCTGAAGGAGGGCGCGGGTGAGCCGCTGGAGGTGAAGACGCCGAAGCTGGACGGGCGCATCAAGGACGTGCGTGTGGCCGCCGACGGGGTGCGGATCGCGCTCGTCGTGGAGAAGGGCGGCGAGCAGTCCCTGTTCATCGGGCGGATCGAGCGGGACGACAAGTCCGAGGACCCGCCGTCGGTTCAGGAACTGCGATCCGCTACTCCGGAGTTGGAAGAGGTCACGGCCATGTCGTGGGCCGGCGACAGCCGGCTTGTGGTGGTCGGGCGCGAGCACGAAGGCGTGCAGCAGCTGCGCTACGTCCAGGTCGACGGCTCCACGCCGGAGGGGCCCGCGCCCGCGGCACTCACGGGTGTGAAGGAGATCGCCGCGTCCGAGGACGACCAGCTGCCGTTGGTGGCGTACTCGGAGGACGGGATCGTACGGCTGCCGTCCGGCGGGCAGTGGCAGAAGGTGGACGCGGACGGGATGGCGCCGGTTTATCCGGGGTGA
- the raiA gene encoding ribosome-associated translation inhibitor RaiA, with translation MDIVVKGRKTEVPERFRKHVAEKLKLEKIQKLDGKVISLDVEVSKEPNPRQADRSDRVEITLHSRGPVIRAEAAASDPYAALDLAAEKLEARLRRQHDKRFSRRGARRLTAAEVPDHVPDAATLNGNGHAVREEEPDAVPTKKIGSLEVKGEGPLVVREKTHVASPMTLDQALYEMELVGHDFYLFIDSETKEPSVVYRRHAYDYGVIHLSTDPMVTQAHPPVAGGTLGG, from the coding sequence GTGGACATCGTCGTCAAGGGCCGCAAGACCGAGGTGCCCGAGCGGTTCCGCAAGCACGTGGCCGAGAAGCTGAAGCTGGAGAAGATCCAGAAGCTCGATGGCAAGGTGATCAGCCTCGATGTCGAGGTGTCCAAGGAGCCCAACCCTCGACAGGCCGACCGCAGTGACCGAGTGGAGATCACACTTCACTCCCGCGGTCCGGTGATCCGGGCGGAGGCGGCAGCCAGCGACCCGTACGCGGCACTCGACCTGGCGGCGGAAAAGCTGGAAGCCCGGCTGCGCAGGCAGCACGACAAGCGCTTCTCGCGCCGAGGCGCACGACGGCTCACGGCAGCCGAGGTCCCCGACCACGTTCCGGACGCGGCGACGCTCAACGGCAACGGCCATGCCGTCCGGGAGGAAGAGCCGGACGCAGTGCCCACCAAGAAGATCGGCTCGCTGGAGGTCAAGGGGGAAGGCCCCCTCGTCGTCCGCGAGAAGACCCACGTCGCCTCCCCGATGACCCTCGACCAGGCCCTCTACGAGATGGAACTGGTCGGGCACGACTTCTACCTGTTCATCGACTCCGAGACCAAGGAGCCGAGTGTCGTCTACCGGCGGCACGCCTACGACTACGGCGTCATCCACCTCAGCACGGACCCGATGGTCACCCAGGCGCACCCCCCGGTGGCGGGTGGCACGCTGGGCGGCTGA
- a CDS encoding ComF family protein: protein MRGWWQDLTDLVLPAECGGCGRPRTVLCPECRAVLSGAVPRRVRPVPEPPGLPVVHAAARYADEVRAALLAHKERGALALSAPLGTALAGAVRTGLREAWARSGGEGPTGLRGGFHEARPLAGGAVGPGSRMGPDGAREGVDGAMRAEHRAGGEAARARTDGAVRAEGRAGLRGPRVPDETAVLLVPVPSSRGAVRTRGHDPARRLAFAAAGELRRAGTPARVVAVLRQRRAVADQSGLNSRQRLANLAGALVVAPGGGRLLSGGRVVLVDDLMTTGASLTEAARAVRAAMTAVVHRERATAVYEAPTRECRGERMTGVTEEETGRAPVLARPADADGACDLICAAVVAASPDSFEINRN from the coding sequence ATGCGGGGGTGGTGGCAGGACCTCACCGACCTGGTGCTGCCGGCCGAGTGCGGAGGCTGCGGGAGGCCTCGTACGGTGCTCTGCCCGGAGTGCCGCGCGGTCCTGAGCGGGGCCGTGCCGCGCCGGGTGCGACCGGTGCCGGAGCCGCCGGGGCTGCCGGTCGTGCATGCGGCGGCTCGGTACGCGGACGAGGTGCGGGCAGCGCTGCTGGCCCACAAGGAACGGGGCGCGCTGGCCCTCTCGGCACCGCTCGGCACGGCTCTGGCGGGGGCTGTGCGGACGGGGCTCCGGGAGGCTTGGGCGCGCTCTGGCGGAGAGGGGCCGACTGGGCTTCGAGGGGGCTTCCATGAGGCTCGGCCGCTGGCTGGTGGGGCTGTGGGGCCGGGTTCTCGGATGGGGCCTGACGGGGCTCGGGAGGGCGTCGACGGGGCTATGCGGGCAGAGCACCGGGCGGGGGGCGAAGCGGCTCGGGCACGGACCGACGGGGCCGTGCGGGCGGAAGGGCGAGCGGGGCTTCGTGGCCCTCGAGTGCCGGACGAGACGGCCGTGCTGCTCGTTCCCGTGCCATCCTCGCGCGGGGCCGTACGGACCCGGGGGCATGATCCGGCGCGGCGGCTCGCGTTTGCGGCGGCCGGTGAGCTGCGGCGGGCCGGGACGCCGGCGCGTGTGGTCGCCGTACTGCGGCAGCGGCGGGCGGTGGCCGACCAGTCGGGACTCAACTCCCGGCAGCGGCTGGCGAACCTGGCGGGTGCGCTCGTGGTGGCGCCCGGTGGTGGTCGGCTGCTCTCCGGCGGTCGGGTCGTGCTCGTCGACGACCTGATGACGACGGGCGCCTCCCTGACGGAGGCGGCGCGTGCCGTGCGGGCGGCGATGACGGCGGTCGTGCACCGGGAGAGGGCAACGGCGGTGTACGAGGCACCAACTCGGGAATGCAGAGGGGAACGGATGACTGGAGTGACAGAGGAGGAGACCGGGCGGGCGCCTGTCCTGGCGAGACCGGCGGACGCCGACGGTGCCTGTGACCTGATCTGCGCGGCCGTGGTCGCGGCTTCGCCGGACTCTTTCGAAATAAACCGGAACTGA
- the mtnA gene encoding S-methyl-5-thioribose-1-phosphate isomerase encodes MADQYAHSGEDNRPTEIPTIRWDEPPEGPVLVLLDQTRLPAEEVELVCTDAPALVEAIRSLAVRGAPLLGIAGAYGVALAAARGFDVDDAANALAGARPTAVNLAVGVRRAQSAYRAELGRGGDGRQAGEAALAAARRLHREDAEASARMAERGLALLDELLPGGGHRILTHCNTGSLVSGGEGTAFAVALAAHRAGRLRRLWVDETRPLLQGARLTAYEAARSGMAYTLLTDNAAGSLFAAGEVDAVLIGADRIAADGSVANKVGSYPLAVLARYHHVPFIVVAPVTTVDPDTPDGASIEVEQRPGHEVTEVTAPQVPVAGAEAGGGIPVAPLGTQAYNPAFDVTPPELVTAIVTEEGAVSPVTAEALAELCDRSRQVTI; translated from the coding sequence ATGGCTGATCAGTACGCGCACAGCGGCGAGGACAACCGGCCGACCGAGATACCGACGATCCGTTGGGACGAGCCACCCGAAGGCCCTGTACTGGTGCTTCTCGACCAGACGAGGCTGCCGGCCGAGGAGGTCGAACTGGTCTGTACGGATGCGCCCGCGCTGGTGGAGGCGATCCGTTCGCTCGCCGTGCGCGGGGCGCCGCTGCTCGGCATCGCCGGGGCATACGGCGTCGCGCTCGCCGCCGCGCGGGGCTTCGACGTGGACGACGCCGCGAACGCGCTGGCGGGTGCGCGTCCCACCGCAGTGAACCTCGCCGTCGGGGTGCGCCGGGCGCAGTCCGCCTACCGCGCGGAGCTCGGCAGGGGCGGTGACGGGCGGCAGGCCGGCGAGGCGGCGTTGGCCGCGGCGCGCAGGCTGCACCGGGAGGATGCCGAGGCCAGCGCGCGGATGGCCGAGCGAGGGCTGGCGTTGTTGGACGAGTTGCTGCCCGGCGGCGGGCACCGGATTCTCACGCATTGCAACACCGGGTCGCTGGTGTCGGGCGGGGAGGGGACGGCGTTCGCGGTGGCGCTCGCGGCGCACCGGGCGGGGCGGCTCAGGCGCCTGTGGGTGGACGAAACGCGTCCGTTGCTGCAAGGTGCTCGCCTGACGGCTTACGAGGCGGCTCGCAGCGGTATGGCGTACACCTTGCTGACCGACAACGCGGCGGGCTCGCTGTTCGCGGCCGGGGAGGTGGATGCGGTGCTGATCGGGGCGGACCGGATCGCGGCCGACGGTTCGGTGGCGAACAAGGTGGGGAGCTATCCGCTCGCGGTGCTGGCGCGGTACCACCATGTGCCGTTCATCGTGGTGGCGCCGGTCACGACGGTGGATCCGGACACGCCGGACGGGGCATCTATCGAGGTCGAGCAGCGCCCCGGTCATGAAGTGACCGAGGTCACAGCACCTCAGGTGCCGGTGGCGGGAGCGGAAGCGGGAGGCGGGATTCCGGTGGCACCCCTGGGGACCCAGGCGTACAACCCGGCGTTCGACGTGACGCCGCCCGAGTTGGTGACGGCGATCGTCACCGAGGAGGGCGCCGTATCGCCCGTGACGGCTGAGGCGCTCGCCGAGCTGTGTGACAGGTCACGCCAGGTAACGATTTAG
- a CDS encoding crosslink repair DNA glycosylase YcaQ family protein, which translates to MTTSRPTAELSADEARRIALRAQGFLGAPQRKAGVRGLLRHLGAVQLDTISVLARSHELIPYARLGAVGRKTIESAYWKPSVGASPARPHAFEYWSHAACILPIEEWPHFAFRRRAYRNRPHWNHELPDGAYDQVIKQLRAEGPLTATELGGAKRTSEWWDWSGSKVAVERALMYGEVVCVERRGWKRVYDLAERAVPEALLHDDLDDTECLRRLVRLAGQSLGVGTRADIADYHRLKGEQVEAVIADSGLVPVTVEGWGKPAWADPAALETPPRGRHRTTLLSPFDSLIWERARTERIFGFTHRLEAYVPKQKRVYGYFAMPVLAGGHLVGRVDPAREGRTLVAKQVTLNGPKAVPAVAQALVEAASWVDCTDVRVERVDAPDLREPLTKELTRTLT; encoded by the coding sequence ATGACGACCTCGCGCCCCACCGCCGAACTCTCCGCAGACGAGGCCCGCCGCATCGCCCTTCGCGCCCAGGGTTTCCTCGGAGCCCCCCAGCGCAAAGCAGGCGTCCGCGGCCTCCTTCGCCACCTGGGCGCGGTGCAACTCGACACGATCTCGGTCCTCGCCCGCTCCCACGAACTCATCCCGTACGCCCGCCTGGGAGCCGTGGGCCGCAAGACGATCGAGAGCGCGTACTGGAAGCCGTCCGTCGGCGCCTCTCCGGCTCGACCGCACGCCTTCGAGTACTGGTCCCACGCCGCCTGCATACTCCCCATCGAGGAGTGGCCCCACTTCGCCTTCCGTCGCCGCGCCTACCGCAACCGCCCGCACTGGAACCACGAACTCCCCGACGGCGCCTACGACCAGGTCATCAAGCAGCTCCGCGCCGAGGGCCCCCTCACCGCCACGGAGCTGGGCGGCGCGAAGCGGACCAGTGAGTGGTGGGACTGGTCGGGTTCGAAGGTGGCCGTCGAGCGCGCCCTCATGTACGGCGAGGTGGTGTGCGTCGAGCGCCGCGGCTGGAAGCGCGTCTACGACCTGGCCGAACGCGCCGTCCCGGAAGCGCTGTTGCACGACGACCTGGACGACACCGAGTGCCTGCGCCGCCTGGTCCGGCTGGCCGGCCAGTCCCTGGGCGTCGGCACGCGCGCGGACATCGCCGACTACCACCGCCTCAAGGGCGAACAGGTCGAGGCGGTGATCGCCGACTCCGGCCTGGTCCCGGTCACCGTCGAGGGCTGGGGCAAGCCGGCCTGGGCCGACCCGGCCGCCCTGGAGACACCCCCGCGCGGCCGCCACCGCACCACGCTGCTGTCCCCCTTCGACTCCCTCATCTGGGAACGGGCACGCACGGAGCGGATCTTCGGCTTCACCCACCGCCTGGAGGCATACGTCCCCAAGCAGAAGCGGGTGTACGGCTACTTCGCGATGCCCGTGCTGGCCGGCGGCCACCTCGTCGGCCGCGTGGACCCGGCCCGCGAGGGCCGCACTCTGGTCGCCAAGCAGGTCACCCTGAACGGCCCGAAGGCAGTCCCGGCGGTGGCCCAGGCACTGGTCGAGGCGGCGAGCTGGGTGGACTGCACGGACGTACGCGTGGAACGGGTGGACGCACCGGACCTGCGCGAGCCCCTCACGAAGGAGCTCACCCGCACCCTCACCTGA
- a CDS encoding GNAT family N-acetyltransferase, translated as MDPVTLTTDRLLLRTVGPQDTDAVYAAAQDPDIQRWTSIPSPYLPEHAESFTEQLVPDGWASGSSLTWGIFLPRGEDLAGMLSLGMRSPGTFEIGFWCGKDHRGNGYITEAARATSRWAFTHLSVDRVEWRAEIGNKPSRAVAERAGFTLEGVLRSALIHQGVRRDCWMGSLLPSDLGLPSTAPYLPARS; from the coding sequence ATGGACCCCGTCACGCTCACCACCGACCGCCTCCTGCTGCGCACGGTCGGCCCGCAGGACACCGACGCCGTGTACGCGGCCGCCCAGGACCCCGACATCCAACGCTGGACGTCGATCCCCTCGCCCTACCTCCCCGAACACGCCGAGAGCTTCACGGAACAACTGGTCCCCGACGGCTGGGCGAGCGGTTCGTCGCTCACCTGGGGCATCTTCCTGCCCCGAGGGGAAGACCTGGCGGGCATGCTCAGCCTCGGCATGCGCTCTCCCGGCACGTTCGAGATCGGCTTCTGGTGCGGCAAGGACCACCGCGGCAACGGCTACATCACCGAGGCCGCCCGCGCCACGTCCCGCTGGGCCTTCACCCACCTGTCGGTGGACCGAGTGGAATGGCGCGCCGAGATCGGCAACAAGCCCTCCCGCGCGGTGGCGGAACGCGCCGGCTTCACCCTCGAGGGCGTCCTGCGCTCCGCGCTCATCCACCAGGGCGTACGCCGGGACTGCTGGATGGGTTCGCTCCTGCCCTCGGATCTGGGCCTGCCGTCGACGGCGCCCTATCTGCCGGCCCGCTCCTGA
- the mtrA gene encoding two-component system response regulator MtrA translates to MMAFMKGRVLVVDDDTALAEMLGIVLRGEGFEPSFVADGDKALAAFRETKPDLVLLDLMLPGRDGIEVCRLIRAESGVPIVMLTAKSDTVDVVVGLESGADDYIVKPFKPKELVARIRARLRRSEEPAPEQLAIGDLVIDVAGHSVKRDGQSIALTPLEFDLLVALARKPWQVFTREVLLEQVWGYRHAADTRLVNVHVQRLRSKVEKDPERPEIVVTVRGVGYKAGPS, encoded by the coding sequence ATGATGGCATTCATGAAGGGACGAGTCCTTGTCGTCGACGACGACACCGCACTGGCCGAGATGCTCGGCATTGTGCTGCGTGGTGAAGGTTTTGAGCCGTCTTTTGTAGCCGACGGCGACAAGGCGCTGGCCGCTTTCCGTGAGACCAAGCCCGATCTGGTGCTGCTCGATCTCATGCTGCCCGGACGGGACGGTATCGAGGTGTGCCGTCTGATCAGGGCGGAGTCGGGTGTACCGATCGTGATGCTCACGGCCAAGAGCGACACCGTCGACGTCGTCGTGGGCCTGGAGTCGGGCGCCGACGACTACATCGTGAAGCCGTTCAAGCCGAAGGAGCTGGTCGCCCGGATCCGGGCGCGGCTCAGGAGGTCTGAGGAGCCTGCGCCCGAGCAGCTCGCCATCGGTGACCTGGTCATCGACGTGGCCGGTCACTCCGTGAAGCGGGACGGACAGTCGATCGCGCTGACGCCGCTGGAGTTCGACCTGCTGGTGGCGCTCGCGCGTAAGCCGTGGCAGGTGTTCACGCGTGAGGTGCTGCTCGAGCAGGTATGGGGCTACCGGCACGCCGCGGACACCCGTCTGGTGAACGTGCATGTGCAGCGGCTGCGCTCCAAGGTGGAGAAGGATCCGGAGCGGCCGGAGATCGTGGTGACCGTCCGGGGCGTCGGTTACAAGGCGGGGCCGAGCTGA
- the mtrB gene encoding MtrAB system histidine kinase MtrB — MSGDSAASAPGRSGGRAGRRPVGRQSAGSRWGQFLLEGGLLQGGVQGSPVLRLFMRWVRRPLLPVMRLWRRNIQLKVVVTTLLMSLGVVLLLGFVVIGQVRNGLLDAKVKASQSQAAGGFAVAKQKSDEAAAGPGDDGTSVDGHPEQNVIQWMSDLVFSLSSGGQGAFDVVTLPADDDSGSGRGPRASGGVNPTASVPDDLRKRIDSSTAAAQSYTRIIYNPTADKEAQPALVIGKQVNDPNSDPYQLYYLFPLTQEEKSLSLVKGTLATAGLFVVVLLGAIAWLVVRQVVTPVRMAAGIAERLSAGRLQERMKVTGEDDIARLGEAFNKMAQNLQLKIQQLEDLSRMQRRFVSDVSHELRTPLTTVRMAADVIHEAREDFDPVTARSAELLADQLDRFESLLADLLEISRFDAGAAALEAEPIDLREVVRRVVSGAEPLAERKGTNVRIVGDQQPIVAEADARRVERVLRNLVVNAVEHGEGKDVVVKLAAAGGAVAVAVRDYGVGLKPGEATRVFSRFWRADPARARTTGGTGLGLSIALEDARLHGGWLQAWGEPGGGSQFRLTLPRTADEPLRGSPIPLEPKDSRRNRGLNDAGLPRGGGEKAATVPAQPTGEPVLSRDPIGPRSAAAVPTADPTALPGNGARVVPRLASGPRRPDETPPAGDGPRGEAASRPDAGSEESYEQGEAFRGR; from the coding sequence GTGTCCGGGGACAGTGCCGCTTCGGCGCCCGGCCGGTCCGGGGGCCGCGCGGGGCGGCGGCCTGTCGGCCGGCAGTCGGCGGGCTCCCGCTGGGGACAGTTCCTCCTCGAGGGCGGGCTGCTGCAGGGCGGGGTCCAGGGCAGCCCGGTCCTTAGGTTGTTCATGCGCTGGGTGCGGCGGCCGCTGCTGCCCGTCATGCGGCTGTGGCGGCGCAACATCCAGCTCAAGGTCGTCGTCACGACGCTGCTGATGTCGCTGGGCGTCGTCCTGCTGCTGGGCTTCGTCGTCATCGGGCAGGTGCGCAACGGCCTGCTGGACGCCAAGGTGAAGGCCTCGCAGAGCCAGGCCGCCGGCGGGTTCGCGGTGGCCAAGCAGAAGTCCGACGAGGCGGCGGCCGGTCCCGGCGACGACGGCACCTCGGTGGACGGCCACCCGGAGCAGAACGTCATCCAGTGGATGAGCGACCTCGTGTTCTCGCTCTCCAGCGGCGGCCAGGGCGCCTTCGACGTGGTGACCCTCCCCGCGGACGACGACAGCGGCAGCGGGCGCGGGCCACGCGCCTCCGGCGGCGTGAACCCGACGGCGAGCGTGCCCGACGATCTGCGCAAGCGGATCGACAGCAGTACGGCGGCGGCCCAGAGTTACACCCGCATCATCTACAACCCCACCGCCGACAAGGAGGCCCAGCCGGCCCTGGTCATCGGCAAGCAGGTAAACGATCCGAACAGTGACCCGTACCAGCTGTACTACCTCTTCCCGCTCACCCAGGAGGAGAAGTCGCTGAGCCTGGTCAAGGGGACACTGGCGACGGCCGGGCTCTTCGTCGTCGTACTCCTCGGGGCCATCGCCTGGCTCGTGGTGCGCCAGGTCGTCACCCCGGTGCGGATGGCGGCCGGGATCGCCGAGCGGCTGTCCGCCGGACGACTGCAGGAACGCATGAAGGTCACCGGCGAGGACGACATCGCGCGCCTCGGCGAGGCCTTCAACAAGATGGCGCAGAACCTTCAGCTGAAGATCCAGCAGCTGGAGGACCTGTCGCGGATGCAGCGGCGGTTCGTGTCGGACGTGTCGCACGAGCTGCGGACGCCGTTGACGACCGTACGGATGGCCGCGGACGTCATCCACGAGGCGCGCGAGGACTTCGATCCCGTGACCGCGCGGTCGGCGGAGCTGCTTGCCGACCAGCTGGACCGGTTCGAGTCGCTGCTCGCGGACCTGCTGGAGATCAGCCGCTTCGACGCGGGAGCGGCGGCGCTGGAGGCCGAGCCGATCGACCTCCGGGAGGTCGTGCGGCGGGTCGTCAGCGGGGCCGAACCACTTGCCGAGCGCAAGGGTACGAACGTCCGGATCGTGGGCGACCAGCAGCCCATCGTCGCCGAGGCCGACGCCCGGCGCGTGGAGCGGGTGCTGCGCAACCTCGTCGTCAACGCCGTGGAGCACGGCGAGGGCAAGGACGTCGTCGTCAAGCTCGCCGCGGCGGGTGGGGCGGTCGCGGTCGCGGTGCGCGACTACGGTGTCGGGCTCAAGCCCGGCGAGGCGACCCGCGTCTTCAGTCGCTTCTGGCGGGCCGACCCGGCACGCGCGCGTACCACCGGTGGTACGGGGCTGGGGTTGTCGATCGCTCTGGAGGACGCGCGTTTGCACGGGGGCTGGCTGCAGGCGTGGGGTGAGCCGGGCGGCGGCTCGCAGTTCCGGCTGACGTTGCCGCGGACCGCGGACGAGCCGTTGCGTGGCTCTCCGATACCGCTGGAGCCCAAGGACTCACGTCGTAATCGTGGACTTAATGACGCCGGTCTGCCGCGCGGGGGCGGGGAAAAGGCGGCCACCGTGCCGGCCCAGCCCACGGGTGAGCCGGTGCTGTCGCGGGATCCGATCGGGCCGCGGTCGGCCGCCGCCGTGCCCACGGCCGACCCGACGGCGCTGCCCGGCAACGGCGCGCGCGTGGTGCCCCGGCTCGCGTCGGGCCCGCGACGGCCGGACGAGACGCCACCCGCCGGGGACGGGCCCCGAGGTGAGGCCGCGAGCCGTCCGGACGCCGGGTCGGAGGAGTCGTACGAGCAAGGGGAGGCATTCCGTGGGCGCTGA